The following proteins are encoded in a genomic region of Burkholderia cepacia:
- the panE gene encoding 2-dehydropantoate 2-reductase → MRILILGAGATGGYFGGRLAAAGRDVTFLVRDSRARTLDRDGLVIRSPRGDLTLSDVNTVSASDPAQPFDLIFLSCKAYSLDDAIAAIAPFVGPATMILPVLNGMRHLDVLQAKFGPSRVLGGLCVIAATLDREQRIVHLNDTHSVSFGELGGGVSARTQAVAEVLGGAGFDVTLSDAIIARMWEKWVFLATLAAGTSLFRGSVGDILAAPDGRRLLETLLDECVAIARHNGYAPSGEFDARAQKTLFTPSSLTASMLRDVENHARVEADHVIGDLLARGGDAPAANAGISLLRVAYNHLKTYEARLAREAGTA, encoded by the coding sequence ATGAGAATCCTGATACTTGGAGCAGGGGCGACGGGCGGCTATTTCGGCGGTCGCCTCGCGGCGGCCGGGCGCGACGTGACGTTTCTGGTGCGCGATTCCCGCGCGCGGACGCTCGACCGCGACGGCCTGGTCATCCGCAGCCCGCGTGGCGATCTGACGCTTTCCGACGTGAATACCGTCAGCGCGAGCGACCCGGCCCAGCCGTTCGACCTGATTTTCCTGAGTTGCAAGGCGTACAGCCTCGACGATGCGATCGCCGCCATCGCGCCGTTCGTCGGTCCGGCCACGATGATTCTTCCGGTGCTCAACGGGATGCGTCACCTCGACGTGCTGCAGGCGAAGTTCGGGCCGTCGCGCGTGCTCGGCGGGCTGTGCGTGATCGCGGCGACGCTCGATCGCGAGCAGCGCATCGTGCACCTCAACGACACGCACAGCGTGTCGTTCGGCGAGCTGGGCGGTGGCGTGTCCGCCCGCACGCAGGCGGTGGCCGAGGTGCTCGGCGGCGCGGGTTTCGACGTCACGCTGAGCGACGCGATCATCGCGCGCATGTGGGAGAAGTGGGTGTTTCTGGCCACGCTCGCGGCGGGCACGTCGCTGTTTCGCGGCTCGGTGGGCGACATTCTGGCCGCGCCGGACGGCAGGCGCCTGCTCGAAACCCTGCTGGACGAATGCGTGGCGATTGCCCGGCACAACGGCTACGCGCCGAGCGGCGAATTCGACGCCCGCGCGCAGAAGACGCTGTTCACGCCGTCCAGCCTGACCGCGTCGATGCTGCGCGACGTCGAAAACCATGCGCGCGTCGAGGCCGATCACGTGATCGGCGATCTGCTCGCGCGCGGTGGCGACGCGCCGGCGGCGAACGCCGGAATCTCGCTGCTGCGTGTCGCGTACAACCATCTGAAGACTTACGAAGCGCGCTTGGCGCGCGAGGCGGGCACGGCGTAG